The nucleotide sequence ATGAATGGCCATTTTAATTCTGTATCAACTCAAAACGGAATTttgtattactttttttttataagctTTGTAAGTAAATCGATTTATTAAGTTTTTATAATGTTTTGAATTTACGTTAGTCGGTATTCcttagattttagtttttatatcaCTTTAAGTATCTTGACTTGTACACAAGACAAAAATGACAAGATCAGTAGAATATAAATCTTTGTAATTCATGTTGAAGCCGGATAATCTAGATACCATAAGCAAGTAGGTCTTGTGACttcaaaatattacaaatattttttgtatataaataacgGCTTTCATTGACCTTTgatgtaattttaatatagaaTCATCTGTGACTGGAATACTTTGTAATATAAATCGAATTGTTTTGCAATTTAATAATGTTTTTATTTGAACCTTCTATTATCCTTAATATTCAAcagtagttttaaaaaataaactgaTTAAAAGTTGTATTATCtactatatttaaaaatattataacaaGTAATATACAGAACAGTAATTTAGCCAGATTTCTTCGGTCTTACAAAATTTCTGCTGCGTTTCATTTTGTGGCGATGCAACTCTAATTCGTGGAGTTTTGAATGAACTTCTGCGAAGATTTCGCTTTGTTCTTCCATAGGGATCGTttctctaaaaaaataaattaattataatgaaaGAATTGAAACAGAAGTTGCTTTAAAAATTATGTGACATTCATTTTTGTTCATAACTaaggataaaaaaaagaaattaaatttgactAAACTAAATATTTACCTGTACATCTTCATTAAATCATATTTCTCCCATGGTTTCTGATGAATCTTCAAAGctgcttttcttcttctcttctcatTGACTTGGGGCAAGCAATCAATGATTCCTTTCATGTTCATTCTTTCCCACCTCTGTAGCCACGGTGTTGGTTTCAATGGGACTTTCATTTCATTTACAGGTACTTCTGCACCATCTGGATGATATTCTGCTTCCATATCTAGGGGGAAAGTACTGTATTCTGGTGGTGCATCACGAAGATAAAATAACTCCTCATCCAATCTTTTCTCTAgtctataaaaattaaattaaagttataaaaatCCTTGTTAAACTCAATAAAAACATGAAATAATTTCTAGTTTAATTTGATACCTTATAACATCAATCTTTTGAATGGTAGGGTCATACAAATCAAAATGAACTTCAACACCCAGATGATCAATAACATTTCTCAAAATGAAATTTGCTCGTAAACCACATCCGAGCCTCTGAATGCATATTCCTAGGAATCTATTTGTTTTTCCTGGAGCATGTGGATCTGAGTGAGTTACAGCTAAAATTGAACCTACGTAAAATTCTGGAATTTCTATGTTTGATCTTCTTGCCAACATATCCTTTCTCTCTAATTTTTCTCTTAACTTATTTCGGTGCAAAGGATTTGGATCAGGCAGAAACTCTGGATATGCAAAACGATAATTCAAAAGTGCAGGTGATGGATCGATAGGTTTttcgttttcttctttttcactGATCTTATCCTCTACTTTTTCTGCTGTTGATGTTGACATGCCCCGACCATCACGTGTgactgaaataataaaacgttaGCATAATTAAATGTCGTTTTTAGCGTAAAAATCGATCAATTTATGTATTTCTTATGTATTTCGGCTCCAAAAAGATAAACATTCAGGTTATAAAATTTGGAACATATAAAAACACGACGCTTCacttttacaataaaaatgacTTTTTGGAACTTACAGTATCTAAGAACATTTCTTAGTTGTAGATTGAGCTTGATTCTTCCCGCGATTGCCATTTTCGCGGCTCTTAAATAATTCTCAATCAATTTTTCGATTATATTCAACAACAGAAAATTAACTCCGGTATTTACTTATAGGTTATGTTTCGGAAATTTCCTCGATGAGTGGTGTGGACATAGACTAAGTAAGAGAGATAGACTGCGTGTGTAGGTTTGCAAAATTAGTGGCACCCTATTATAGAGAAAGACAACATACCTTCTTTCCATATACCAAGCATTGATAGAAGGTATGGTGTCTTTGTCTTTGTCTTTGTCACACATGCATGTGCATATATTGACATAAGAGAGTCTGTCTTTCTCTAACAGTATACCCTATAGGGTGCcacttatattattatatgctaacctacacacgcagtctatctctctttATGTCTATGGGTGTGGACGACTAATATAATACATAGCATACAttgcatacatatatattataatggaACGCTAATATTATCAGTAGTATACAAGCTTGTTacttgtttaatttattttaaatttaaattaaacctAAATCCGTaacaaaaagtaattaatgtttatacctatataatatCAAATTCTTTtgcatttatcaaaatatattatgaaatttatattttgccGCCAATGTGTCATGAATGAAAACTTGGCAACGTCGCTAAAAGTAACCTCACTTCCACGATCAGGCATTCGCTTCCATCGCCTTTTATAGAGTCTTACTATACGTCCTGCAATTTATAATAACACACAAACATTGACGAAAATTGAGGTAATTATATTcatacaaaacaaaaaagttgGTTGCTGATTTATATTTCTTGTaaacaaatattatatttgttcattacacatgtttttctttttataaattgaaaaagttaTTATTACATTGGAAACTagtaaactaaaaataaatttaaaatgctttaatttttttagcttTATCCTAAACACAGTATATACTAATAATTTAGATGATGAGGtaaaatttgtattgttttagatttataaaGAACAAGCCCGTAGCAATGGCTCAAGTACCAGACGCAGAATTAAAGAAGGCTTTTGCAGAGCTGCATTCAAAAGGGATTGACACTAGACAAAAGCTCAAATTGTCAGATGTGCAAATTGAAACACTTCGTAGGATAAAACAGCGGGCTGAGCTCACACAAGTGGAAATAAAGACATTACCTGTAAATACAAGAACGTTTGAATCTGTTGGTCGTATGTTCTTACTTCAAGATATAGATACTATCAAGACCGATCTGGAAAAACAGACAAAAACAGCAGatgaaaagataaaaattctaGAAACTAACAAACATTATTTACAGCGAAGCTTAAAGGAGAGTGAAAACAATATTAGAGAAATGGTGCAGAAGAGACAAAAACAGGAGTCCAGTTAAAAACTGCAATATACATAATCTTAAATTTGtatcattttaaaatttaagtttTTTAATGAGTAAGACTTGTTCATCTCACAATTTACCAAGCTCTTAAAGGATTCAACGTTTTTTGtcattgaatatatttaaattttaaaatatctgaatttatattttaaaatgtattttaatacAACATCAGCCTTTTGCAATGACAACctacatttatattttatttgtagCAATCAATTAAATCAAGGTATTTctccaaaaaattaataaatttatgtgtattcaaa is from Nasonia vitripennis strain AsymCx chromosome 1, Nvit_psr_1.1, whole genome shotgun sequence and encodes:
- the LOC100119137 gene encoding prefoldin subunit 1; this translates as MAQVPDAELKKAFAELHSKGIDTRQKLKLSDVQIETLRRIKQRAELTQVEIKTLPVNTRTFESVGRMFLLQDIDTIKTDLEKQTKTADEKIKILETNKHYLQRSLKESENNIREMVQKRQKQESS
- the LOC100121705 gene encoding 39S ribosomal protein L19, mitochondrial isoform X1: MPRRRLARLGRDLFPRGFTRPCRRSNHRHHSPGPRDAGRRGQNLAEAETFPPPRPSASLSSTRITSFHQANAPGHYITRDGRGMSTSTAEKVEDKISEKEENEKPIDPSPALLNYRFAYPEFLPDPNPLHRNKLREKLERKDMLARRSNIEIPEFYVGSILAVTHSDPHAPGKTNRFLGICIQRLGCGLRANFILRNVIDHLGVEVHFDLYDPTIQKIDVIRLEKRLDEELFYLRDAPPEYSTFPLDMEAEYHPDGAEVPVNEMKVPLKPTPWLQRWERMNMKGIIDCLPQVNEKRRRKAALKIHQKPWEKYDLMKMYRETIPMEEQSEIFAEVHSKLHELELHRHKMKRSRNFVRPKKSG
- the LOC100121705 gene encoding 39S ribosomal protein L19, mitochondrial isoform X2, with translation MAIAGRIKLNLQLRNVLRYFTRDGRGMSTSTAEKVEDKISEKEENEKPIDPSPALLNYRFAYPEFLPDPNPLHRNKLREKLERKDMLARRSNIEIPEFYVGSILAVTHSDPHAPGKTNRFLGICIQRLGCGLRANFILRNVIDHLGVEVHFDLYDPTIQKIDVIRLEKRLDEELFYLRDAPPEYSTFPLDMEAEYHPDGAEVPVNEMKVPLKPTPWLQRWERMNMKGIIDCLPQVNEKRRRKAALKIHQKPWEKYDLMKMYRETIPMEEQSEIFAEVHSKLHELELHRHKMKRSRNFVRPKKSG